The sequence agttttgatgtTCATAATTAGGCATACTGTATCTTCGACTATTGTTAATGTTTCCATGAAAAACCACATTgacaatacttttttaaaaagttgaattcaaGCAGCAATGCAATATTTGCCGTATCCTGATCTACTGTATTTCCTCTATTGCACCCGATTAATGTACTTTGAAAGGCTCTATCTCGGCTGACaacatttgaataaaacataCAACAACTGATAAGCTGccaaagttgaacaatgggGTGAAACACTAAtataatatattcaaaaactcaaactcGACCTTAGAATGTACAAATCTATATACATTTATTACTATAATGTGCATTGCATGGCCTAATTGAATGATGAAGGCGCTTTTTCATCTAAACTCTATTCAGAACAACTAATAATGTGAACAGGCTCGATTACTTTCGAGAAGTGCAGACATTCTGCCAAAATGTTGCTCAGCTGTCCCCTCTCATTTCACAGCTTGAAACAAAACCGCCAAGACGGGGTCGAGTTACGAAATACGCATGATTTAATTGCGCGACACGTGGTCGTGAGCATCATGGGTCAATTCTGTTTTCAATCATCATTACTTCATTGATCCATGGGCcaattttattgtatttaaGACATTTCATATCGATCAAGCGATAATAAAACCGGATTGAATGAAATTGAAGTATTGGGTAAATGGGATTGCAGGAAATGAGAAAGATATGTGGATTCAAAGATATAGAAACCGGAGTCTACACACTAAAAtggttgttttaaaaactaggtGTGGGGGCTATAAGTTAAGCCAAGTTTCAAGCTCATGTGATAGAAATGGAATAGATTAAACGGTCAGAGTTTAAGCTCAGAACCCGTACAAATTgtaagaagagaaaaaaaaacaccgaaaaaaaaaacaaaaacaaaatatccATTTAATTGAAGCCCACATTTTGAGGCATTAGAATTTGGTTCAAGTTGAACAGTGTTAATGGGATGGATGTTCCTTGTAGAACTGCTGAGTTTGCTGGAGATATTATTGGCggcaaaagctgaaaatataggTGTTTAAAGGTTGAATTGATAATAATGCATTGTTATTTACCAATGAACTAAATGAAGTTATAGGATTTGCCGGTAGAATTGGTTGAATCTGAGTTTCATCGGAAGATGGTGGGGTTTGAGGCGTATTTGCATCTTGTCCCGGATTGTGTTTCTTCCACTTGGTACGCCGGTTTTGGAACCAGATTTTTACCTGAACTACTTTTGaagatatgaaaattttcactgcaATCATGGCTACCTGAGTTTCAGAAAGCTGAAGTTGAATTGCCAAATTTAAACGCTCTACGACGCTCAAATAACGTgaagtctgaaatttaaaaaatgcagaacccgaaaaaaaaacgtttcaccAACCTTGAATTTGTTTTCCAGCGCAACCAATTGCTCATAAGTGAATGCAGTTCTGGCTCGCCGCATTTTGAGTTTCCGACTCGATTTCCCGCCATCAGCTGGAGACTTTTGATGCGTGGCTTCATCCGAGTTGGAGTCTTTTTCCCGTTCGGATAGCAAATCTTCGACACGAAAGCCATTCATAGCTGTCAAGATGAAAAGCTTGTattacaaacaaaaaagtgcaatttggCCTTGAACtccaaaattggaattcaacaaaaaaaacgaacgagAGTGAGAAAGAGAGAATGTTCAcgatattttacaaaatgtcTCAGTAATAGAAATTAGTGGTTTTTCTGGGACATTTTGGTTAAGgcagtaaaaattgaaaatgtgagtGTGTTtggttttattaaaaagtagCACGCTGGCGTTTACAACAGCTGGTTTTGTTTGTTAACAGGAATGATACTTGCGGGACCCGTAATAGGTGACTTCAATTTGTGaggttatatctcggttcattttGAAGATGTCAATTGATAATCTCTACTaaacataaaataaataatatatgaagaaaatacaaatatgTACTTTGTCAATTGAAGATTTGTGGATATGTAAATTAAGAACTGATATATGAtctgttgaattttaaaaaatggggCATAGATATGATTACTCCTAActctaaaaat comes from Caenorhabditis elegans chromosome X and encodes:
- the ceh-1 gene encoding Homeobox protein ceh-1 (Confirmed by transcript evidence); amino-acid sequence: MNGFRVEDLLSEREKDSNSDEATHQKSPADGGKSSRKLKMRRARTAFTYEQLVALENKFKTSRYLSVVERLNLAIQLQLSETQVKIWFQNRRTKWKKHNPGQDANTPQTPPSSDETQIQPILPANPITSFSSLLLPPIISPANSAVLQGTSIPLTLFNLNQILMPQNVGFN